A region of the Agrobacterium sp. RAC06 genome:
GCGGTATCGATGGTGGGCTCGACTGGAGCGATCAAGGCGTCTTGAGCGATGCGGTCCGCGCGGCAGTAGCCGCCACGCCTGATGTTCAGACAAACGGTGCCGCCGACAATGCGGAAATCGGATCGGTCGAGATCATCGATGGCGAGGTCACGCTGACCGATGTCGCCAGCGGCGCGTCTTTCGTTGCAAGCGGCGTCAATGCAAATATCGATTGGCCAGGTCTTGCAGCGCCCCTATCCGGTCAGGGACGTTTTCGGCTGGGCGACACTCCGGTTTCGGTCAAACTCCAGACGCCGACGCCGTTGGTCCTGATCGGCGGAGCAGCGAGCCGGGTTGATGCATCCGCCTCGATTGCGGATTTGAGCGCAGAAGTTCGCGGAACCGTTAGCCTGCGTCAGGCGAGCGCCGAAGACACCGATATCAACATTCGCATCTCCGATGTTCCCAAGACGGCTGCGGCCCTCGGCCTTCGCCTTGCCGGAACCGAACGCTGGCGAACCGCCGCCATCCAGGCGCGGGTGACGAATGCCGAGGACGAATGGCGCTTCGAGGATCTCGACTTCGAGATCAACGATAGCCGCGGTGACGGCATCCTGGCGCTCAAAAATCGTCCCGGCGAGCGCCCCCTCCTGAGCAGCACGCTTGCCATCGACCATCTTCAACTGGACGATATGCTTCAGGCCCTGTCCATCAATGTCGGTGACCGGGCGAATGTTCGCCTGCCCGGGCTGACCCGTTGGCTCGACATCGACCTGCGCCTTTCGGCGGCCACGGCCGCTTTCGGCGGCTTTCCCATGAGTGACCTCGGGGCAAGCCTTATCGGTCGGGGTGATGCGCTCAACCTGGTGATTGCCGACACGCGCTTCCTCGGTGGGACGATTGCTGCCCGGCTGAGCGGCACGGGAGAAGGTTTCGACAAAGGCGCGGACGTCGCGGTGACAATGACACGCGTCGATCTCGGAGATCTGATGTCGCGCCTCTCACTTGATGGGGGCCCTTCACTCAAGGGGACCGGATCAGTCGGCTTCAATGCGAAACTGGTCGGGACCGGCTGGCAGCAGAACATCGAGGCCATGTCCGGCAAATTGACGATTGCGTCGGACAATGGGCAGGTCACCGGCTTCAGCCCGGACGGCTTGCGGCGGCTCGCAGCCGACCGGGCTTACTTCCAGCTGAGCGCCACCGGAAACGACGGCTTGGATTACAGCACGCTGGATATCGCCGTCAGTTTTTCGGAGGGGTCGGCGGAAGTCGAACGAGCTGACATCATCGGTAAGCGACAGAAGCTCGACCTGGCGGGGATCATTCCCTACAGCCGCCAGGCACTGGCGCTGACAGGTGCACTGTCAGCGGCCAGCAACGGCGACCAGACACAGCTTCCGCTCAGCTTCTTCATTGGCGGCGCGTGGAGCGATCCCGTCATCTCGCCTATCCCCGCTCGGCCGGTCCCTGGACAATAAAGGTCCGAAGCGTCGCTGCCTGACAGTTCCATTCGAAAACTCAAATACTAGAATGGACGAATCACAGGTTGGGGGACGGCTGGTGCAAACAATGCTGTCGGGTTTTCTGAAACTGGCTCTGGCATCGTTGCTGGCCGGCAGCCTGTTGTCCATCTTCGGCATCACGCCCAGATCGGTCATGGACTTCCTGGGTGTGACGGCCGAGGAGTTGCACAATGGCATGATCTCGGCCTTCGCCTGGGCGGCACCGCGCATGGTGATGGGGGCCGTGGTCATCCTGCCGATTTGGTTGGTGGCCTATATCCTGATGCCGCCGAGGGGCTGACACACCCCGTCTTGCATGTTCAGGCCAGTGTGCCTCGCGCGGCGACATGTTCGTCTCGCTGCCGCTGAAGTTCCCGCTGCTTGGTACCGATCGAGGCGATGATGACGCCGAGGGTCACGATCCCGATGAGGATGGTGCAGATGGCGTTGATCTCGGGCGTAACCCCTAAGCGCACCTGCGAGTAGATCTTGATCGGCAGCGTCGTGGCACCTGGACCGGTGGTGAAGCTTGCGATGACGAGATCGTCCAGCGAGAGCGTGAAGGCGAGCATCCAGCCGGAGATGACGGCGGGCAGGATCAGCGGCAGGGTCACCTTGAAGAAGGTCTTGACCGGCGGGCACCCCAGGTCCTGCGCTGCCTCTTCCAGGCTCGTATCGAAGGTGAGGAGACGCGACTGCACGACGATCGCCACGTAACACATGGTGAAGGTCGTGTGGGCGATGACGACGGTCATCAGGCCGCGATCGACGCCGATGGCGACGAAGAGCAAGAGCAGCGACAGGCCGGTGATGACTTCAGGCATGACCAGTGGGGCATAGACCATGCCGGAAAACAGCAGGCGTCCCTTGAAGCGTGTGTAGCGAACGAGTGTGAGAGCGGCGAGCGTGCCGAGCACCGTACCGAGCGTGGCGCTCAAAAGACCGA
Encoded here:
- a CDS encoding AsmA family protein; its protein translation is MIKLALLIAAVIVAVSVVLRLSAPYLVSSSVVRSAIASSIAAWVGHEVTIDDVADIGFWPQPEITLTGIKVTRISNGELETLGEVDRLSARFGLISALAGRPDFSAFRLERPRIQVWRGIDGGLDWSDQGVLSDAVRAAVAATPDVQTNGAADNAEIGSVEIIDGEVTLTDVASGASFVASGVNANIDWPGLAAPLSGQGRFRLGDTPVSVKLQTPTPLVLIGGAASRVDASASIADLSAEVRGTVSLRQASAEDTDINIRISDVPKTAAALGLRLAGTERWRTAAIQARVTNAEDEWRFEDLDFEINDSRGDGILALKNRPGERPLLSSTLAIDHLQLDDMLQALSINVGDRANVRLPGLTRWLDIDLRLSAATAAFGGFPMSDLGASLIGRGDALNLVIADTRFLGGTIAARLSGTGEGFDKGADVAVTMTRVDLGDLMSRLSLDGGPSLKGTGSVGFNAKLVGTGWQQNIEAMSGKLTIASDNGQVTGFSPDGLRRLAADRAYFQLSATGNDGLDYSTLDIAVSFSEGSAEVERADIIGKRQKLDLAGIIPYSRQALALTGALSAASNGDQTQLPLSFFIGGAWSDPVISPIPARPVPGQ
- a CDS encoding DUF6460 domain-containing protein, which produces MLSGFLKLALASLLAGSLLSIFGITPRSVMDFLGVTAEELHNGMISAFAWAAPRMVMGAVVILPIWLVAYILMPPRG
- a CDS encoding ABC transporter permease — protein: MKPGKFDATILTLSFAFLYIPILILVIYSFNESKLVTVWGGFSLKWYGEMWRNAGLMSAAWVTLQVGLLSATLGTVLGTLAALTLVRYTRFKGRLLFSGMVYAPLVMPEVITGLSLLLLFVAIGVDRGLMTVVIAHTTFTMCYVAIVVQSRLLTFDTSLEEAAQDLGCPPVKTFFKVTLPLILPAVISGWMLAFTLSLDDLVIASFTTGPGATTLPIKIYSQVRLGVTPEINAICTILIGIVTLGVIIASIGTKQRELQRQRDEHVAARGTLA